The proteins below are encoded in one region of Effusibacillus dendaii:
- a CDS encoding DUF309 domain-containing protein, producing MNEVTKRFLRLFNDEQDFYECHEIFEEAWKRSQDPVEAQFYKALVQVATAQFKLKKGVLRGVRKLYEYAYPSLQSLPDKLQGVDLAKLRQDFQALVDGLPSEHYIGEDDYEKYGLRLLKIHKIT from the coding sequence ATGAACGAGGTAACCAAGAGATTTCTCCGTTTGTTCAATGACGAACAAGATTTTTATGAGTGCCACGAAATATTTGAAGAGGCTTGGAAGAGATCACAGGATCCAGTTGAAGCTCAATTTTACAAAGCTTTGGTTCAGGTGGCCACAGCCCAGTTTAAATTGAAAAAAGGGGTGTTGCGCGGAGTTCGAAAGCTCTATGAGTATGCCTACCCGTCTCTGCAATCCTTGCCCGATAAGTTGCAGGGGGTCGATCTCGCAAAATTGCGTCAAGATTTTCAAGCACTTGTTGATGGGTTGCCGTCGGAACACTATATTGGAGAAGATGATTACGAAAAATACGGTTTGCGCTTGCTAAAAATCCACAAGATCACTTGA